The genomic interval CGCCCAATCCTACCAATCCCGATTATCCTTTCACCCTTCTTTTAGACCCCTCCTACATCTGGAGCGGGACCGCCATGGCTAATGCGACCTTTATATTCAAGAGGGAGTCAAGTATAGTCCTATCAGATTTCCCAAATGGTTTCTTAAATATGAATTCCGAGGATGCGAAGGAAATGAGGATAAGGGATAGAATGATTGTAAATGTGGAAACACCCAAAGGCTCAATAAGCCTGCCTGTTTTGACATCTTTACGAGCAGGTAGAGGAATTCTGCTCTTTCCCCTTTATCTTTGGGAGAAAGTAGCTCGTGAGTTGGGAGGGGTTGAGCTCGACGAAGCCCTTGGGATGCCAATTTTCAAACCTCTACCAGCGAGGATAGCAAAGGAGGAATAGCTGATGCCGATTTTGTCCTACAAAAAAATAAGTAAGGAAAATCTTCTCAAGATGTTGGAGGAAATCGCTAAGGAAGAGGAGCTCATTGCTCCCGTTGAGATGTATGGGGGTGAGGCGCTATTTCAGCCTGTCAAGGATATCAGTGATATAACCTTCAATTATGTCAATACGCTCTTTCCTCCGAAACAGTTTCTCCTTCCACGCTTTGAGAAGATATTGACTTACAAGAAAGAGGATGGAGAACTCAAAGTGGAGGAAACCATAGAGGCACCAAAGCGAACGATTTTCGGCATTCGCCCCTGCGATGTTGAGGGCATTCGTTATTCGGAATACTTCTATTCTGGGAAGATGTTTGGGCGAGAGGACCTCGCCGACCCCCATTTTATGGCGAGGAGAAATAACTTGACTCTTATAAGCGTTTCCTGTCAAAATCCTGCCCCAACCTGCTTCTGCGTATGTTGCGATGGTGGTCCTTTCTCTGAGGAGGGATTTGACCTCCAGCTCACCGACCTTGGGGAGAATTGGTTATGTGAGGTGGGCTCCGAAAAGGGGATGGTATTAGTTGAGAGATTTTCCTCTCTCTTTGAGGATGCGAAAGAGGAGGAAATCAAGAGGAGAAAGGAACTTGAGGATGAGGTTCTGGAAAGATTTGGTCCCTATCCCGCCTTCTCCGGCGCAACTTTAAGGAGGGTGACGGAGGGGAATATCCCACGCCAGGTATGGGAGAGCTTGGGTGAAAGATGTGTGGTTTGCGGTGGCTGGCAATTCCTCTGCCCCTGCTGTTTCTGCTACACCGTTGTTGACATAGGAGATGATAACGAAGGTTATAGGGCGAGGATTTGGGATTCCTGCCATTTTGAAGGTTATTCCCGGCTCGCTGGCGGTCCCAATCCCCGAAAGTCAAGGGATAGAAGGAGAGAGCGTTGTATATTCCATAAGTTTTCCTGGCAGTATGTTGAG from bacterium carries:
- a CDS encoding 4Fe-4S dicluster domain-containing protein, whose translation is MPILSYKKISKENLLKMLEEIAKEEELIAPVEMYGGEALFQPVKDISDITFNYVNTLFPPKQFLLPRFEKILTYKKEDGELKVEETIEAPKRTIFGIRPCDVEGIRYSEYFYSGKMFGREDLADPHFMARRNNLTLISVSCQNPAPTCFCVCCDGGPFSEEGFDLQLTDLGENWLCEVGSEKGMVLVERFSSLFEDAKEEEIKRRKELEDEVLERFGPYPAFSGATLRRVTEGNIPRQVWESLGERCVVCGGWQFLCPCCFCYTVVDIGDDNEGYRARIWDSCHFEGYSRLAGGPNPRKSRDRRRERCIFHKFSWQYVERMGRHGCVGCGRCVITCMGYVHLPQTVWEIRSAFREESYKKEAKVK